The sequence AGCGATGGCGCCGCCTGCGCCGAGTGCTTGGAGAAGCCGTCGGCGGTCGATACTGTCGTCGATAGACCTGTCGTTGTTATCGGGCTGCATCGTTAATGTCACCTATTTCCATGTACATAATTCTTTGTATTGTGTCACTCACTGCTCAGCATTGTGCTCGTGAATCGCAGTCATGAGGGCCGCGAGTTCGTCGCCGATGACCGAGCGGATTCGTTTGCCTGTCTCTGCGCTCGCCTGCTTCGGCGTCCCGATGGCCCCGGACGTAGAATACTCGTCGAACGAGCGGTAGACAGAGACGTTGCCTCCGTCAAGCAAGTCTTGCCCGCCCCAGCCGTAATGTTCGTCCATCGGTTCGCCGTCGCGGACCTTTGGGTTGCCTACGAGGTCTGGTCGGAGCGCGAGCATGAGGGACGTTTCGAACTCACCGCCGTGCGCCATCCCCCCTGTCTCGGTCGTTCGGAATTCCTCGATTCTATCCGACGCCAAGTGGAAGTACGTCGTTCCCAGTACTTCGGCGTCAGTGTCGACGCCCACGGTACTCACGACGGCGTCAATGAGTGAACTGTTCCCGCCGTGGCCGTTGACGAACAGCACCGCATCGAATCCGTTCTGGATGCCAGCGTGTGCGATATCCTCAAGTGTCGCTCGCAAGTGTGCAAACTCGAGTGACAGGGTCCCACCGAACGACAGATGGTGTGGCGAGAACCCGCTCCAGACCGGCGGTGTCACGACGACAGGCACGTCGTCCAGACGCTCGATAGCAGTGTCGACCATCGCCTCAACGAGGAGCGTGTCGGTGATGACCGGGAGGTGATTCCCGTGCTGTTCGACGCTTCCAACGGGAATAACGAGGACAGAGCCCGACTGTTCACCGACATCTCGGATCTGACTCGCAGTCATCCCAGCCCATTCGTTGTCCTTCCGACCGATAGTATCGTACAACATATTACACTGATTCTGTCCGCTGTGGCTGATTCAGTTCCACTCGCTCGCCATCGGGACCAAACAGATGCATATCCTCTGTATGAAACCCGAGCTCGATTTTGTCGCCCCGTTCCGGGCGATACTCGCTATCGACCCGGGCTACGACTTCTTTCGACCCGCCCCCAGTCTCCAGATAGAGGAAGTTGTCAGACCCCATTGGTTCTACGACGTCGACAACTGTATCGATGTACTCGCCGGCGCCCTCGGCGACGAAATCTTCTGGACGAACGCCCAACGTGTACTCTCCGTCCGGAATGTCGACGTTGAGCGTAAACTCGATATCTGACGAGTGGAACGTCGCGCGCCCGCCGCTATTCGTCACACTCGCTTCGAAGAAGTTCATCGATGGCGATCCGATGAACCCCGCGACGAACTTGTTGTTGGGCTTATCGTAGCAGCGTTCCGGTGGCGCAACCTGCTGGAGTTCACCCTGATTGAGAATCACGATCCGGTCGGCCATCGTCATCGCTTCCGTCTGATCGTGCGTGACGTAAATTGTCGTCACGTCAAGCTCTTCCTGAATCCGCTGTATCTCCGTACGCATCTGTGTCCGGAGCTTGGCGTCAAGATTCGACAGCGGTTCGTCCATCAGAAACACATCTGGGTCGCGGACAATCGCCCGTCCAAGTGCGACACGCTGTTGCTGGCCACCCGAGAGCTGCTTCGGCAGGTCGTCCATGAGGTCCGAAATCTCCAGTAGCTCGGCGGCCTCAGTTACCCGCTCCTCGATCTGATCATCGTACTCGCCTGACAGCCGAAGCCCGAAAGACATGTTATCGCGTACGGTCATGTGTGGGTACAGGGCGTAACTCTGGAACACCATCGCAATGTTCCGGTCCTGTGGACGAACGTCGTTGACTACGTTCTCCCCGATAGCAATCTCACCGTCGGTGACCGTTTCGAGGCCGGCAATCATCCGAAGTGTCGTCGACTTGCCACACCCCGAGGGTCCGACAACGACGACAAACTCCCCATCCTCGACGGCCAGAGAGAGGTCCTCAACTGCAAGGACGCTGTCGTCGTATACCTTGCTGACGTTTGATAGTGTAACTTCGCTCATACCGAGTAGAAGAAGCATCGCAATCATCATTAATAAATGTTGGTAGTATTGGCACATCACGCAGGCCACTCACATCGGAACCCGCGGAGCACCTGTGGCGCAACCTCCGATATGACTGCGTAGCCGACGGTTCTGAACCGAGGCTAAACGTCACACCGATACGTATGACCACATCCTATGATACAGAATACGGAGTAGAGGCTCACTACTTCGTAAAGGCCGGATATCAACGCGTTTCCAATCTCTTTCAATGAGATTGAAAGTCACTGGGGACGCTCGTACGGAATACACGACTGTCACAAACCGACTCTAGAGTGTCTGTAACTACTAAATCCGGCACTCGACATTACATCATAGGCCCTCATGTGGTATGTTGCCATTTTCCGTGAGTAGGGAGGGATACAAAAATAACACTCGTACTCTTGTTAGATTCGCCTCTCTCAGGGGAAAGCATCAGTTTTCAAGATGATTGGAAACATTTTGTTTCCTGACGGAATCTATTTTACCCTGGGAGAAAAAGCGCATTCATGCCTTCACAGAACAAAAAAACGATCAGCGCGGTTGAGACAACGCTGGACATTCTCGCCGCCCTCGGAAAACTTGAACCAATTGGCCTCTCCGATCTTGCGTCTCATCTTGATATCCCCACAAGCACTGTCTTCATCCACCTCAATACACTCGTCCAGCGGGACTACGTTGTCAAGGAATCCGGACAGTATCGTCGCTCGTTCCGCTTTCTGGAGCTCGGTGGCAGTGTTCGGCAAAGACTTGACATCGGCCGACTGCTTCGCAATAAGGTTGAAGAGCTCAGCAGAGAAACCGGCGAGATTGCTGGTGCTGGCATCGAGGAGAACGGCCAGCGGGTCATCCTCTACAGGAGCTCAGGCGGAAAGGCTGCGGGCGACGAAATTCCCATCGGGAATCACACAGAGATGCACTGGACATCGCTGGGTAAAGTAATTCTGGCGCATCTTCCGGTCGAAAAGCGAAACGAAATCGTTGCCAACCATGGGCTTCCGAAAGGGACTGATAACACGTTATCGTCCCGGTCTGATCTCGCAGCGGCGCTTGAGCGAATCCGTGACCAGGGCTATGCGATAGATGATGAGGAGCATCTCAGAGGCGTTCGAGGCGTCGCCGTTCCGATATTCAACGACGAACAGGAAGTCATGGTGTCGCTTGGTATTACTGGACCCAGAGATCGATTCACCTCTAGGTATATGGCAAATCTACTAGAGATACTTCGATATACGAAAAACGAAATCGAAGTTCGAAGCCAGTACTACGAATACAGTACTATAGACGGATAGACGTGAATATGGTAGTGAAACGCTTGGCATCACCGCTAAAATAGAGACGTAGCGTCAGTTCGGCATGATTTTGTCCCCGAGCTTGGCTATGTGGGTATTGGGCCCTTTTGATTTTCCCTCTACATCTCGTGTTTTGATTCGAACGTTTCATATGATCGAAATAGCAAAATCGTTGGGAAGCCATCTGCGTCGCTTTCTCACACTGATTGCACGACCAGCGCACCGGTCACCTCTCACCACAGATAACGCCTGCACTTCTGTTATCCTTTCCGTGAAACCGTCAGCCTGCTACGTTGAACTGGCTGTGTTCACAGATGTCGAGTCCGATATGCGAATCGCGCGCGAAGAAATCTTTGGCCCCGTACAGACTGTCCAGTCGTTCAAGACGTATGACGAGGCCATCGCGCTGGCAAACGACACGCAGTTCGGACTTGCCGGCGGGGTCGCGACAGAATCGACTGATATCGCCCATCAGGCTGCCACAGACATAGACGCAGGCGTTGTCTACATCAATGCGTACGGACCGATCCGACCCGAAGGGCCGTACGGCGGGTTCAAGCAGTCAGGCATTGGCCACGACCTCGGCAGGGCAGCGGTAGAGCAGTATCAGCAACCCAAAACGGTGTACGTCAACCTCGACAGCCCCGAAATCTGACGCTAGAATGCCGCAAAATTCAGCGGTCGACCCTTTTCAACGGTATTCTAGCGTCTTTGGAACCCGATATCCCGGTGGGGAAGTGGAGTCTCCTCGACTTGCCCCATGGAACCCACTGATCTGATGTGATAGCCAACCTTGGAGACTCAATACAAATACTGAACCACGTTTCACCTCACGCGAGTATAAACATATCTGGCACAGTTATTTTGAATGTGCTCGAACGAATACTGGGATTAGACTATTTGTTGGTATAAACGAAAAAATAAAACGAAAACCGGGAAATTACAGGCCCTATTTTTATGTTTCACTCCTATAATATGGGTTGGCGTCTATATATTCGATTGCTTTCCCGTTTCTGTTTGGGTGTCGTGCCACGGGTTCCACGTTCATGCTACGCCGCACTCGGCAACCACTCTGTCGTATCATCCGCTTCAGGCCCCATGGTTTCAATATGACCTGTTATCTCATTCGCAAACAGTGACTCTCAGTCGCCACCGCTCCTCATCAGGCAGTTTTTTCGGTGTTGTTCGTGAACTGCTTGCTAGACGCTCGCCACTCGAACTGGCTGCGCTTCTCACTTCTCGCTCCGATGCCAACTACGACACTGCGATGACAGAACACTCTCGCCCAACAGAATGACACCACAGGCCACTGATTCCGACATTTCCGATACCACTGCTGAATCATCTGTCCGAACGGCCAATTCGACGTGGTGGCTCGTGGTTGGTGCGAGCCTGATTTCGATGGGATTGGCCGCATACGAGATCGTCCCTGCAAGTGTCACACCACTTATTCAGGAATCACTGCGGGTCGGGCCGACAGCTGCCGGCCTCTTGGTCGGAGTCATGTTTGGGACCGCTGTTGTTGTCAGCCTCCCTGCCGGTGCTGTGCTGGATCGGACCGATTCGAGAACCGCGATGGCACTTGCAGTGGGCATATTACTCATCGCCGGGGTGTGGGGCTGGCGAGCCGGGCGGCGTGGTCAATTCCAATCAATCCTCGCCTCGCGTGCACTGGGCGGAGCCGCGTATGTCGTCGTTTGGAACGCCGGCATCGATATGGTGAGCCGGGCCGTCGACGGCTCTCACCGCGCGACAGCAGTCGGCATCTTCACCGCGAGCGGGCCGGTTGGCTTCGCACTTGGACAGGGATCAGGTCCGCTCATCGCTGAGCGGTTCGGCTGGCCGGCTGTCTTTCTGGCCTTTATCGGCCCTGCAATCGTGGGGCTGGCCGTTTTCTGGCCAGCGAGCCGCGGGCACGGCGGGAGCCACGGCGATGCCCCGTCCCTGCGGGAATTCGGAGCAGTGCTCCGGAGCCCAAGCGTCTGGCTCGTCGGTGTCCTCGGCTTTCTCGGCTACGCGCTGTACCTGTTCGTGAACAGCTGGGGCTCGTCGTACCTCACGCAGGGGCTGGACTTCTCTCTAGCCGTGAGCGGGCTTGTTGTTGCCGTATTCCCCGCCGTTGGTGTACTCTCTCGAATCAGCGGCGGCCTCATCTCGGATCGAGTCTTTGACGGCAGACGGCGACCGATCGTGCTGTGGTCGTTCGGTCTTGCCGCTCCGCTTCTCTTCGGGTTTACACAGTTTCGCTCGCTGGCCCTGCTCGTTGCTGTCCTCCTGCTGATTGGATTTGCGGTCCAGTTGACGCTTGGCCTCTCGTTTACGTACGTCCGAGAACTCGTCGACCCGCGCGTCGCTGCAACGGCGGTCGCATTCCAGACCAGTATCGGCCTCGCGGGGGCGTTTGTTGCACCGATTGCCGGCGGAGCCGTGGTGAACAGAGCTGGATTCGAGCCGGCGTTTCTACTGGCTGGCGCGGTTGCCGTCGCAGGTATCATCGTCGCCTGGCAGGCTCCAGAACCGGGACGCCAGTAGGATAGGACGCGCTCAATCCGGTCTCTCACGACACAGTTCAAAGATCGCGTCCCATGGATATCGGCCCAACTGACTTGCTGCTGGCCTGTGTGCTGCAAACGTATGCCAGCCGAATCATTCACACTTGCGGCCGCGCAGGTAGAGCCCGTCTACCACGACAAAGAGGGAACGCTGGACAAGACATGCCGGTATATCGAGCAGGCCGGCCGGGGCGGTGCGGACATCGTCGTCTTCCCGGAGACGTACTTCCCGGGGTACCCATACTGGCGGGGCAGTGTGTCCATCTCCAGATGGACTGACCTGATGGTGGACCTCCAGAAGAACAGTCTCCATGTCGACGATGAGGCTATCGAGATACTCGGCGAGGCAGTCGCGGAAGCCGACCTCACGCTCGTACTGGGGACGAACGAAGTCAGTGACCGGCAGGGGAGCGAGACGCTCTACAATTCGCTGTTTTACTTCGACAGTACCGGGGAACTGATGGGTCGCCACCGGAAATTAATGCCGACCCATGAGGAGCGTGCCATCTGGGGGCGTGGCGACCCATCAAGCCTGGCCACCTACGAAACGGATGTCGGTCGACTCGGCGGGCTCATCTGCTATGAGAACCATATGACGCTCTCGAAGGCGGCGCTGACCGCAATGGGTGAAGAAATACACGCTGCCGTCTGGCCCGGCTTCTGGGAACAGCACGGTCATCCGGGGGACAAGACCCGCGCGGAGACCAGTGAGGCTGTAGATACCTGTGACATCTATCCTGCAATGCGTGAGTACGCCTTCGAAACCCAGTCGTTCGTCGCCGCGTGCTCGGCGTACATGAGCGAGGCTGTGCCGGATGGGTTCTCAGAGGACGAACTCGGGTTCAACGTCGCCGCAGGCGGGAGTATGCTGGTAAACCCGGCGGGGATCGTCAAAGCCGGACCGTTGGTTGGTGAGGAGGGCCTCCTGACCGCCGAGTTCCGAGACGACGAACGGCGGGCGACGAAGGCGTACTTCGATGCGATGGGTCACTACACACGGTGGGACGCAGTCAGCTTGTCCATCAGTGACGAAACGTTAGCGCCGTCACAGCCACAAGGACCCAGCAAGCATGCCGTCGCTGGAAACGGGTCGCTCTCGGCAGCACAAGCACAGGCGGTAGCCGACGAGTACGATGTGCCTGTCGAGGCTGTCGAAGCGGTTGCTGACGAGTTGGTAGGCTAAACGGACGTGCTAGTCTATTCCTGAACAGGCTGCAAAACGATGGTCGGCGTATTACTTGTTGTAACTGTCGGGAATCAACACGACACCGTGGAAGTCGAACAGGTCGGACACGACCGACTCAATACGACCGAAGTTCGGTGGAAGGGCGACTGCCGGCAGATAGAAGTCGTTGTTTGAGAACTTGCT is a genomic window of Haloarcula sp. H-GB4 containing:
- a CDS encoding ABC transporter ATP-binding protein, whose protein sequence is MSEVTLSNVSKVYDDSVLAVEDLSLAVEDGEFVVVVGPSGCGKSTTLRMIAGLETVTDGEIAIGENVVNDVRPQDRNIAMVFQSYALYPHMTVRDNMSFGLRLSGEYDDQIEERVTEAAELLEISDLMDDLPKQLSGGQQQRVALGRAIVRDPDVFLMDEPLSNLDAKLRTQMRTEIQRIQEELDVTTIYVTHDQTEAMTMADRIVILNQGELQQVAPPERCYDKPNNKFVAGFIGSPSMNFFEASVTNSGGRATFHSSDIEFTLNVDIPDGEYTLGVRPEDFVAEGAGEYIDTVVDVVEPMGSDNFLYLETGGGSKEVVARVDSEYRPERGDKIELGFHTEDMHLFGPDGERVELNQPQRTESV
- a CDS encoding creatininase family protein, whose amino-acid sequence is MLYDTIGRKDNEWAGMTASQIRDVGEQSGSVLVIPVGSVEQHGNHLPVITDTLLVEAMVDTAIERLDDVPVVVTPPVWSGFSPHHLSFGGTLSLEFAHLRATLEDIAHAGIQNGFDAVLFVNGHGGNSSLIDAVVSTVGVDTDAEVLGTTYFHLASDRIEEFRTTETGGMAHGGEFETSLMLALRPDLVGNPKVRDGEPMDEHYGWGGQDLLDGGNVSVYRSFDEYSTSGAIGTPKQASAETGKRIRSVIGDELAALMTAIHEHNAEQ
- a CDS encoding IclR family transcriptional regulator — encoded protein: MPSQNKKTISAVETTLDILAALGKLEPIGLSDLASHLDIPTSTVFIHLNTLVQRDYVVKESGQYRRSFRFLELGGSVRQRLDIGRLLRNKVEELSRETGEIAGAGIEENGQRVILYRSSGGKAAGDEIPIGNHTEMHWTSLGKVILAHLPVEKRNEIVANHGLPKGTDNTLSSRSDLAAALERIRDQGYAIDDEEHLRGVRGVAVPIFNDEQEVMVSLGITGPRDRFTSRYMANLLEILRYTKNEIEVRSQYYEYSTIDG
- a CDS encoding nitrilase-related carbon-nitrogen hydrolase, which codes for MPAESFTLAAAQVEPVYHDKEGTLDKTCRYIEQAGRGGADIVVFPETYFPGYPYWRGSVSISRWTDLMVDLQKNSLHVDDEAIEILGEAVAEADLTLVLGTNEVSDRQGSETLYNSLFYFDSTGELMGRHRKLMPTHEERAIWGRGDPSSLATYETDVGRLGGLICYENHMTLSKAALTAMGEEIHAAVWPGFWEQHGHPGDKTRAETSEAVDTCDIYPAMREYAFETQSFVAACSAYMSEAVPDGFSEDELGFNVAAGGSMLVNPAGIVKAGPLVGEEGLLTAEFRDDERRATKAYFDAMGHYTRWDAVSLSISDETLAPSQPQGPSKHAVAGNGSLSAAQAQAVADEYDVPVEAVEAVADELVG
- a CDS encoding MFS transporter, whose translation is MTPQATDSDISDTTAESSVRTANSTWWLVVGASLISMGLAAYEIVPASVTPLIQESLRVGPTAAGLLVGVMFGTAVVVSLPAGAVLDRTDSRTAMALAVGILLIAGVWGWRAGRRGQFQSILASRALGGAAYVVVWNAGIDMVSRAVDGSHRATAVGIFTASGPVGFALGQGSGPLIAERFGWPAVFLAFIGPAIVGLAVFWPASRGHGGSHGDAPSLREFGAVLRSPSVWLVGVLGFLGYALYLFVNSWGSSYLTQGLDFSLAVSGLVVAVFPAVGVLSRISGGLISDRVFDGRRRPIVLWSFGLAAPLLFGFTQFRSLALLVAVLLLIGFAVQLTLGLSFTYVRELVDPRVAATAVAFQTSIGLAGAFVAPIAGGAVVNRAGFEPAFLLAGAVAVAGIIVAWQAPEPGRQ